TGCAATTGGCCTTGTTCGCGTCTGTCTTCCTTCAGGAACTGCCTACGCCGCTGGCGTTGGCCGCAATGGTCGTGGCAACGGTTGGCCTGCTGCTGTTAACCCTACCTCCACGCGACCAGTTGTTCTCACCATCCGCCTGGATGAACCGATCGGCACTTTACGGCCTGGCCTGCGGCTCCTGCTTTGCTGTGGCCACAGTCGGCTTTCGTGGAGGCTCATTGGCACTGGGTGCTGAAACGGCTTGGTTGTCTGGAGCCTGGGGCGTGCTCATCGCACAGACGATGCAAACCATTGGCCTGGGACTTTGGATTCAGCTGCGCACAGCCCGAGGGCTGGCACCAGTTTTTCGTGCTTGGCGCATTTCCGTTCTGGCAGGCTGCATGGGGGCGGCCGCATCAATTGCTTGGTTTACGGCATACGCCATGCAAGGAGCCGCGCCCGTTCGCACATTGGGGATGATTGAAATCGTATTCAGCTACCTGGTTTCGCGCCGACTGCTCAGCGAAAACTTCAGCCGCGTTGAGATGCTAGGCATGGGCCTGATGCTGTTAGGCCTTGTAGTGACTTGTTTGCAGGTTTAACCAAGCTACCGAAATACTTTCCTGGATGTGAAACCCAGCGGCTGGCCAAGTTGCGACACCGCACGAGTTCGACGCCGCCATCCAGTACGGCTACGGCAACTGGCCCAGCGCCAATGCGCGCTACCTGATTGGCAAGGAGACCTGCATCGTCTGCAGCCATGGCGGGTTGACTAGGCCAGTGCGATGGCGACGCTAGGCATCGCGTGAACAGTCTTTAATAAAAAATGCTTCTAGCGCTTATAGGTAAAGCGCAAGAAGCTATCAATTAAATAGCAATCACCTCTTGCGTCCACCAGCCACAAGAGGCCTCACTTGGCTCGGCATTGAGAAGAAGTGTGCGACACCAAGGAGTAATCGAACTCCGCATCGATGGAGATGCACGCCGCCGCCGGTAATGAGGGTGCAAACCACGCCACCACTTCGGCACCGTTTTCAGCATCGTGAAAGAAACGGTCGACCTTGGACCATTCCACCTTGAAGCTCTCGCTGTCTCTGCAAAACATTCGGGTACTGGTGTAGCTCTTGCCGGAAACGACGTAGCTGTATTCCACCACTGGGAACTGGCCAGTGAACTGCCGAGTGCCTCTACCTACTTGCACTGGGCGGCTGTCAATTTTGAGGAACCGCACCGGTGTGCTCAGGTAGGCGCATGGGGTAACCGGAGGGCTAAAAAAGACAGGGGCAAGGGATGCTCCGAGGATCGCGACCAAGGCGATTCCGAGGGGGATGGCAAGGATGCGGCGATTCATCTTTGAGGCCTACCGAGGCTGTAAAAATCCA
This Acidovorax sp. 106 DNA region includes the following protein-coding sequences:
- a CDS encoding EamA family transporter; this translates as MPNPIQDTAWLWVPITIFAAFAQTIRNTAQRSLTQELGTLSATLVRFLYGLPFALLWLVLLYQIPTQSPAIPSLTLHYLGWIALGAFFQLAGTVALLMAMKERNFAIAVTLTKTEVLQLALFASVFLQELPTPLALAAMVVATVGLLLLTLPPRDQLFSPSAWMNRSALYGLACGSCFAVATVGFRGGSLALGAETAWLSGAWGVLIAQTMQTIGLGLWIQLRTARGLAPVFRAWRISVLAGCMGAAASIAWFTAYAMQGAAPVRTLGMIEIVFSYLVSRRLLSENFSRVEMLGMGLMLLGLVVTCLQV